A single Dermacentor albipictus isolate Rhodes 1998 colony chromosome 3, USDA_Dalb.pri_finalv2, whole genome shotgun sequence DNA region contains:
- the LOC135898931 gene encoding uncharacterized protein isoform X2 produces MSFQKIVGWCERCRSDGLKSPILLYPVGPTEAVKMCSNMECSDMVNGIIQADVVKIDMPKLREIFTEPSPVEWCDDDGGYHHHCVKLAKSRTSPSAGLDPKDQKSRTHHTSATISATAKVTTGPLQRHAVDVYDKVPTASNANTSPNLDPENYRDRLCQDTAVSISGDAVQATANPFGEPTVGVGDSEPIALLCVEPPGYVNPVKHVYRTCNTSPSTCGGAGQVSVKPVEEPTINICDSADSESLCADSEVCTDKEEHVCSTRDTSASTCREVGHVTIDKVRVLAVPTSDSAPVQSFGANTSLCINTWNHRYKSHPSIHTPAAAVTAPVRVTTSSSDSPTIPPSANTSLEVDTEKCSDTGGGPVFYTSLIPKAMTVKVVASSERPFCVVNRKPTSPTLCPETKQEKSADEKCDMFNVCQMGKVLKVKIVATSEMDSSCHLSNNVSTSTLLARGVIDSWQEVMPGELEDEVNCAFKVYPHQMIEEPAARNVSTSYLRSAKAFVTPVSSSLRLNTADGYAVKQKKVTSSPSASLERKHWERTKVPVVCESISRNLEKGHASFDAATGSADSACATENSSVELTNEEEMIVPVPAAMVTNAATTSAVASDTIDTNRFFHMRQNLALPCETLSTNLSALSQEQGVRNTTDHNFSDSMGHCSDVCDMLSIVGQPKNDQIASETSELAKPLGEVRANTETAGNQKPAIVETTLKSWSPLDRSGVGIQESLVGVGKLALPNIFASCQEEQRVDQQNLTVSKDFGIELSNLRNRSEATLAENLTASEIEIAMQSPEPLQKCEDAESVATDHIFSSLPDSPLSSQSVSEAELQEQLAVVDKMPSVELPRSLQNEGEGTDSAGHCHKSLDLPSTDNELFNSQSINEASSPGNLRVVMEPLTDLIRPFNEGGVTEAAATSNNPLAPSCAIGELPCQPSSNEASLPEIIAGAEETMSSVLPMSSQEAWINTEHIDSYFDPGAFPCAPGGLSSLQSRTEGSPPGNPGAMNGTPLIELNRYLLKKGEGTASTVNCCELLPQSSAIGELPRSHTIGETLQASILATTEAISRSQSLCNEQANTEGTHGHHKNLVSRAATDWSSSPCRSEASSPEGSVVASETSVELLGSPQVQLGGSTRTDINMHCEDSAASNAISEIPGLPNKTVVCKLGPVEDPLTASLHIANCMSNMKTCRLQKVIVQAAGTDLSTDTLLTQEPPTNSIGLKVLHYTVLKNNAGSEAGCTDGCLSPAPSTLPQPPIGNLKRKRSPSATATPTSTAKAASSAGADSGTLQQRTSATLLQPSSILGNKPSNDEVQEGVTTVCMGTDSNSKAMQASGSTTQGQPVVFSVSGLRKRTQNIVVNLLPNIVTTGNTQTATVQKTRTKGRKPPASTASAVTGTSAAKQSKEQQEKNPTLPSVQKTSRTGCAVMDKLTTINQALAIPFTKRATVAPNSKRNAKLPRRGSKACSNKKVKTRQKWRQAVPRRDVKQTPSRKRKGSVQSEQVVPDILQPVLSPTSSELDSVSSKPSKSSSSGTSNNAAGPDSTCKTRSSVWQSFSSCMSAKEYVQIIKNRFFPMEESGSGFPGYHPVLATRPPYNGDKKSPVIAPKRRRMTATTPARQTTEAAPANVGVELERYVSELSTSTDVSQYDSVLSELFDSVT; encoded by the coding sequence TGTTCAGACATGGTAAATGGCATCATTCAGGCAGACGTCGTCAAGATAGACATGCCCAAATTGCGTGAAATTTTCACAGAGCCAAGCCCAGTTGAATGGTGTGACGATGACGGAGGATATCATCATCATTGTGTCAAATTGGCCAAATCAAGAACCAGTCCTTCAGCAGGTTTGGACCCAAAGGATCAGAAGAGCAGAACACATCATACTTCTGCCACCATCTCTGCCACGGCAAAGGTGACCACTGGACCCCTTCAAAGACATGCTGTTGATGTTTATGACAAGGTGCCTACCGCATCCAACGCCAACACTTCACCGAACTTGGACCCAGAAAATTACAGGGATAGGTTGTGTCAAGATACCGCTGTTTCCATCAGCGGTGACGCAGTACAGGCAACTGCCAATCCATTTGGAGAGCCTACAGTTGGCGTTGGTGACAGTGAACCCATTGCATTGTTGTGTGTTGAGCCCCCAGGGTACGTGAACCCAGTGAAACATGTGTACAGGACATGTAACACTTCTCCCTCTACCTGTGGTGGTGCGGGACAGGTGTCCGTCAAACCCGTCGAAGAGCCAACCATCAACATTTGTGACAGCGCAGACAGTGAATCACTGTGCGCCGACTCCGAGGTGTGTACGGACAAAGAGGAACATGTCTGTAGCACACGTGATACTTCTGCATCCACCTGTCGTGAAGTGGGACATGTGACCATCGACAAAGTTAGAGTGCTTGCTGTGCCCACTTCTGACAGTGCACCCGTTCAATCGTTCGGTGCTAACACCTCGCTATGCATAAACACGTGGAACCATAGGTACAAGTCACATCCTTCTATCCACACACCTGCTGCGGCTGTAACAGCACCAGTGAGAGTTACCACTTCATCATCTGACTCGCCCACCATCCCTCCGAGTGCAAACACATCGTTGGAAGTGGATACAGAAAAATGCAGTGACACAGGAGGAGGTCCTGTTTTCTACACGTCTCTGATACCCAAGGCGATGACAGTGAAAGTTGTCGCTTCATCAGAGCGTCCTTTTTGTGTTGTTAATCGTAAACCTACGAGCCCTACTCTCTGCCCAGAGACAAAGCAAGAGAAAAGTGCTGATGAAAAGTGTGACATGTTCAACGTGTGTCAAATGGGGAAAGTACTTAAAGTGAAAATTGTTGCTACATCTGAAATGGATTCCTCTTGTCATCTCTCTAATAATGTTTCGACTTCCACCCTCCTTGCAAGAGGCGTTATTGACTCATGGCAAGAGGTCATGCCAGGGGAACTAGAGGATGAAGTAAATTGTGCATTCAAAGTATATCCTCATCAAATGATAGAAGAGCCAGCAGCAAGGAATGTTTCTACAAGTTATCTCAGGAGTGCGAAAGCCTTTGTCACCCCAGTATCCTCATCCCTACGACTAAATACTGCAGATGGATATGCTGtgaagcaaaagaaagtgacgaGTTCACCATCTGCAAGCCTAGAACGCAAGCATTGGGAGAGAACAAAAGTGCCAGTAGTTTGTGAAAGTATCTCAAGAAATTTAGAAAAAGGCCATGCATCGTTTGATGCTGCCACTGGAAGTGCAGACAGTGCGTGTGCCACAGAAAACAGTTCTGTGGAATTGACCAACGAGGAAGAGATGATTGTACCTGTTCCAGCTGCCATGGTAACTAACGCTGCCACCACATCTGCGGTAGCATCTGACACAATTGACACGAACCGATTTTTTCACATGAGACAGAACTTGGCATTACCCTGTGAAACCTTATCCACAAATCTGTCTGCACTGTCGCAAGAACAAGGAGTTAGAAATACAACAGACCACAATTTCAGTGATTCAATGGGACATTGTAGTGATGTGTGTGACATGCTGAGCATAGTAGGCCAGCCGAAGAATGACCAGATAGCTAGTGAAACGTCAGAGCTGGCCAAACCTCTGGGGGAAGTGCGAGCTAATACTGAAACTGCAGGTAATCAGAAACCTGCCATTGTAGAAACTACGCTAAAGTCTTGGAGTCCACTTGATCGAAGTGGTGTAGGCATACAAGAAAGCTTAGTCGGAGTGGGCAAGCTTGCTTTGCCAAATATTTTTGCATCTTGTCAAGAAGAGCAAAGAGTGGATCAACAAAACCTCACTGTTTCGAAGGACTTTGGcattgagctgtccaacttgcgTAACAGAAGTGAAGCAACCTTAGCAGAAAACTTAACAGCAAGCGAAATTGAAATAGCGATGCAGTCACCTGAACCTTTACAAAAATGTGAGGACGCAGAAAGTGTCGCCACTGACCATATTTTTTCTAGCCTGCCAGATTCCCCATTGAGTTCGCAAAGTGTAAGTGAGGCAGAGTTACAAGAACAGTTGGCAGTAGTGGATAAAATGCCTTCAGTGGAGCTGCCCAGGTCTTTACAAAATGAGGGAGAAGGCACTGACAGTGCAGGTCACTGCCATAAATCCCTTGATTTACCAAGTACAGATAATGAGCTTTTCAACTCGCAAAGTATAAATGAAGCAAGCTCGCCAGGAAACTTGAGAGTAGTGATGGAACCCTTGACTGACCTAATCAGACCTTTCAATGAAGGAGGGGTCACTGAAGCTGCTGCTACCTCCAACAACCCTCTTGCTCCGTCTTGTGCAATCGGTGAATTACCTTGCCAACCAAGCTCCAACGAAGCAAGCTTACCAGAAATCATTGCTGGAGCAGAGGAGACTATGTCATCGGTGCTACCCATGTCCTCGCAAGAAGCATGGATAAACACTGAACACATTGACAGCTATTTCGACCCTGGTGCTTTTCCATGTGCTCCTGGTGGACTGTCTAGTTTGCAAAGCAGAACTGAGGGAAGCCCACCAGGAAATCCAGGGGCCATGAATGGAACACCCTTGATAGAGCTGAACAGATATCTGCTGAAGAAAGGAGAAGGTACTGCAAGTACTGTCAACTGCTGTGAACTTTTACCTCAGTCTAGTGCCATTGGAGAACTGCCACGCTCGCACACCATTGGTGAGACATTGCAAGCTAGCATCTTAGCAACAACTGAAGCCATATCACGGTCACAATCCTTATGTAATGAACAAGCAAATACCGAGGGTACACATGGGCACCATAAAAACCTTGTGTCAAGGGCTGCCACTGATTGGTCGAGTTCACCATGTAGAAGTGAGGCAAGCTCACCAGAAGGCTCAGTGGTAGCAAGCGAAACTTCAGTGGAGCTACTGGGGTCTCCACAGGTGCAGCTTGGAGGCAGTACACGGACAGACATAAATATGCACTGTGAAGATTCTGCTGCATCAAATGCTATCTCTGAAATCCCTGGTTTGCCAAACAAAACTGTGGTTTGCAAGCTGGGTCCTGTAGAGGATCCCCTTACAGCATCATTGCACATTGCGAATTGCATGTCAAATATGAAAACTTGTAGGCTGCAGAAAGTTATAGTGCAGGCTGCTGGCACAGATTTAAGTACAGATACCTTGTTGACACAGGAACCTCCTACGAATTCCATTGGCCTTAAAGTTTTGCACTACACTGTGTTGAAAAACAATGCAGGGAGTGAAGCTGGCTGCACTGATGGCTGTCTTTCACCAGCACCCTCTACTTTACCTCAGCCTCCTATTGGTAATTTAAAGAGAAAGAGGAGTCCATCAGCAACTGCAACTCCCACCAGTACTGCCAAAGCGGCTAGTAGTGCAGGAGCTGACTCTGGCACACTGCAGCAGCGCACCTCTGCTACATTGTTGCAGCCATCGAGTATTTTGGGCAACAAGCCTTCGAATGATGAAGTGCAGGAGGGTGTCACGACGGTTTGTATGGGAACAGATTCAAATAGCAAGGCAATGCAAGCGAGTGGCAGCACGACTCAGGGGCAGCCCGTTGTCTTTTCAGTTTCAGGACTACGGAAAAGAACGCAGAATATTGTGGTCAATCTCCTACCCAACATTGTCACCACAGGCAATACGCAGACTGCAACTGTTcagaagacaaggacaaaaggacGGAAGCCACCTGCCAGCACCGCAAGTGCAGTTACAGGCACAAGTGCAGCAAAACAAAGCAAGGAGCAGCAAGAAAAAAACCCTACTCTGCCATCGGTACAAAAGACCAGTCGTACTGGTTGTGCAGTAATGGACAAGTTGACCACGATCAACCAAGCCCTGGCCATACCGTTTACCAAACGTGCCACAGTTGCACCCAATTCTAAGAGAAATGCAAAATTACCGAGGCGAGGTAGTAAAGCCTGCTCCAATAAAAAGGTGAAAACGCGACAGAAGTGGCGGCAGGCAGTTCCAAGAAGAGATGTGAAACAGACTccgagcagaaaaagaaaaggtagtgTTCAGAGTGAGCAGGTAGTTCCAGACATCTTGCAACCTGTCCTCAGCCCTACGTCCAGCGAGCTCGACTCCGTAAGCTCAAAACCAAGCAAAAGCAGCTCATCTGGCACTTCCAATAATGCAGCTGGCCCCGACTCTACTTGTAAAACCAGGAGTTCTGTCTGGCAGTCCTTCAGCAGCTGCATGTCTGCCAAGGAATATGTACAAATTATAAAGAACCGTTTCTTCCCAATGGAAGAGAGTGGGAGTGGGTTCCCTGGGTACCACCCTGTACTTGCAACCCGTCCACCTTACAATGGGGACAAGAAGTCACCTGTGATAGCACCAAAGCGCAGACGAATGACTGCAACGACTCCTGCAAGGCAGACAACTGAAGCAGCTCCGGCTAATGTTGGCGTCGAGCTAGAGCGCTACGTCTCCGAGTTGTCTACCTCCACGGACGTTAGTCAGTATGACAGTGTTCTGTCAGAATTGTTTGACTCTGTCACGTAG
- the LOC135898931 gene encoding uncharacterized protein isoform X1, protein MSTFGRTSIMSFQKIVGWCERCRSDGLKSPILLYPVGPTEAVKMCSNMECSDMVNGIIQADVVKIDMPKLREIFTEPSPVEWCDDDGGYHHHCVKLAKSRTSPSAGLDPKDQKSRTHHTSATISATAKVTTGPLQRHAVDVYDKVPTASNANTSPNLDPENYRDRLCQDTAVSISGDAVQATANPFGEPTVGVGDSEPIALLCVEPPGYVNPVKHVYRTCNTSPSTCGGAGQVSVKPVEEPTINICDSADSESLCADSEVCTDKEEHVCSTRDTSASTCREVGHVTIDKVRVLAVPTSDSAPVQSFGANTSLCINTWNHRYKSHPSIHTPAAAVTAPVRVTTSSSDSPTIPPSANTSLEVDTEKCSDTGGGPVFYTSLIPKAMTVKVVASSERPFCVVNRKPTSPTLCPETKQEKSADEKCDMFNVCQMGKVLKVKIVATSEMDSSCHLSNNVSTSTLLARGVIDSWQEVMPGELEDEVNCAFKVYPHQMIEEPAARNVSTSYLRSAKAFVTPVSSSLRLNTADGYAVKQKKVTSSPSASLERKHWERTKVPVVCESISRNLEKGHASFDAATGSADSACATENSSVELTNEEEMIVPVPAAMVTNAATTSAVASDTIDTNRFFHMRQNLALPCETLSTNLSALSQEQGVRNTTDHNFSDSMGHCSDVCDMLSIVGQPKNDQIASETSELAKPLGEVRANTETAGNQKPAIVETTLKSWSPLDRSGVGIQESLVGVGKLALPNIFASCQEEQRVDQQNLTVSKDFGIELSNLRNRSEATLAENLTASEIEIAMQSPEPLQKCEDAESVATDHIFSSLPDSPLSSQSVSEAELQEQLAVVDKMPSVELPRSLQNEGEGTDSAGHCHKSLDLPSTDNELFNSQSINEASSPGNLRVVMEPLTDLIRPFNEGGVTEAAATSNNPLAPSCAIGELPCQPSSNEASLPEIIAGAEETMSSVLPMSSQEAWINTEHIDSYFDPGAFPCAPGGLSSLQSRTEGSPPGNPGAMNGTPLIELNRYLLKKGEGTASTVNCCELLPQSSAIGELPRSHTIGETLQASILATTEAISRSQSLCNEQANTEGTHGHHKNLVSRAATDWSSSPCRSEASSPEGSVVASETSVELLGSPQVQLGGSTRTDINMHCEDSAASNAISEIPGLPNKTVVCKLGPVEDPLTASLHIANCMSNMKTCRLQKVIVQAAGTDLSTDTLLTQEPPTNSIGLKVLHYTVLKNNAGSEAGCTDGCLSPAPSTLPQPPIGNLKRKRSPSATATPTSTAKAASSAGADSGTLQQRTSATLLQPSSILGNKPSNDEVQEGVTTVCMGTDSNSKAMQASGSTTQGQPVVFSVSGLRKRTQNIVVNLLPNIVTTGNTQTATVQKTRTKGRKPPASTASAVTGTSAAKQSKEQQEKNPTLPSVQKTSRTGCAVMDKLTTINQALAIPFTKRATVAPNSKRNAKLPRRGSKACSNKKVKTRQKWRQAVPRRDVKQTPSRKRKGSVQSEQVVPDILQPVLSPTSSELDSVSSKPSKSSSSGTSNNAAGPDSTCKTRSSVWQSFSSCMSAKEYVQIIKNRFFPMEESGSGFPGYHPVLATRPPYNGDKKSPVIAPKRRRMTATTPARQTTEAAPANVGVELERYVSELSTSTDVSQYDSVLSELFDSVT, encoded by the coding sequence TGTTCAGACATGGTAAATGGCATCATTCAGGCAGACGTCGTCAAGATAGACATGCCCAAATTGCGTGAAATTTTCACAGAGCCAAGCCCAGTTGAATGGTGTGACGATGACGGAGGATATCATCATCATTGTGTCAAATTGGCCAAATCAAGAACCAGTCCTTCAGCAGGTTTGGACCCAAAGGATCAGAAGAGCAGAACACATCATACTTCTGCCACCATCTCTGCCACGGCAAAGGTGACCACTGGACCCCTTCAAAGACATGCTGTTGATGTTTATGACAAGGTGCCTACCGCATCCAACGCCAACACTTCACCGAACTTGGACCCAGAAAATTACAGGGATAGGTTGTGTCAAGATACCGCTGTTTCCATCAGCGGTGACGCAGTACAGGCAACTGCCAATCCATTTGGAGAGCCTACAGTTGGCGTTGGTGACAGTGAACCCATTGCATTGTTGTGTGTTGAGCCCCCAGGGTACGTGAACCCAGTGAAACATGTGTACAGGACATGTAACACTTCTCCCTCTACCTGTGGTGGTGCGGGACAGGTGTCCGTCAAACCCGTCGAAGAGCCAACCATCAACATTTGTGACAGCGCAGACAGTGAATCACTGTGCGCCGACTCCGAGGTGTGTACGGACAAAGAGGAACATGTCTGTAGCACACGTGATACTTCTGCATCCACCTGTCGTGAAGTGGGACATGTGACCATCGACAAAGTTAGAGTGCTTGCTGTGCCCACTTCTGACAGTGCACCCGTTCAATCGTTCGGTGCTAACACCTCGCTATGCATAAACACGTGGAACCATAGGTACAAGTCACATCCTTCTATCCACACACCTGCTGCGGCTGTAACAGCACCAGTGAGAGTTACCACTTCATCATCTGACTCGCCCACCATCCCTCCGAGTGCAAACACATCGTTGGAAGTGGATACAGAAAAATGCAGTGACACAGGAGGAGGTCCTGTTTTCTACACGTCTCTGATACCCAAGGCGATGACAGTGAAAGTTGTCGCTTCATCAGAGCGTCCTTTTTGTGTTGTTAATCGTAAACCTACGAGCCCTACTCTCTGCCCAGAGACAAAGCAAGAGAAAAGTGCTGATGAAAAGTGTGACATGTTCAACGTGTGTCAAATGGGGAAAGTACTTAAAGTGAAAATTGTTGCTACATCTGAAATGGATTCCTCTTGTCATCTCTCTAATAATGTTTCGACTTCCACCCTCCTTGCAAGAGGCGTTATTGACTCATGGCAAGAGGTCATGCCAGGGGAACTAGAGGATGAAGTAAATTGTGCATTCAAAGTATATCCTCATCAAATGATAGAAGAGCCAGCAGCAAGGAATGTTTCTACAAGTTATCTCAGGAGTGCGAAAGCCTTTGTCACCCCAGTATCCTCATCCCTACGACTAAATACTGCAGATGGATATGCTGtgaagcaaaagaaagtgacgaGTTCACCATCTGCAAGCCTAGAACGCAAGCATTGGGAGAGAACAAAAGTGCCAGTAGTTTGTGAAAGTATCTCAAGAAATTTAGAAAAAGGCCATGCATCGTTTGATGCTGCCACTGGAAGTGCAGACAGTGCGTGTGCCACAGAAAACAGTTCTGTGGAATTGACCAACGAGGAAGAGATGATTGTACCTGTTCCAGCTGCCATGGTAACTAACGCTGCCACCACATCTGCGGTAGCATCTGACACAATTGACACGAACCGATTTTTTCACATGAGACAGAACTTGGCATTACCCTGTGAAACCTTATCCACAAATCTGTCTGCACTGTCGCAAGAACAAGGAGTTAGAAATACAACAGACCACAATTTCAGTGATTCAATGGGACATTGTAGTGATGTGTGTGACATGCTGAGCATAGTAGGCCAGCCGAAGAATGACCAGATAGCTAGTGAAACGTCAGAGCTGGCCAAACCTCTGGGGGAAGTGCGAGCTAATACTGAAACTGCAGGTAATCAGAAACCTGCCATTGTAGAAACTACGCTAAAGTCTTGGAGTCCACTTGATCGAAGTGGTGTAGGCATACAAGAAAGCTTAGTCGGAGTGGGCAAGCTTGCTTTGCCAAATATTTTTGCATCTTGTCAAGAAGAGCAAAGAGTGGATCAACAAAACCTCACTGTTTCGAAGGACTTTGGcattgagctgtccaacttgcgTAACAGAAGTGAAGCAACCTTAGCAGAAAACTTAACAGCAAGCGAAATTGAAATAGCGATGCAGTCACCTGAACCTTTACAAAAATGTGAGGACGCAGAAAGTGTCGCCACTGACCATATTTTTTCTAGCCTGCCAGATTCCCCATTGAGTTCGCAAAGTGTAAGTGAGGCAGAGTTACAAGAACAGTTGGCAGTAGTGGATAAAATGCCTTCAGTGGAGCTGCCCAGGTCTTTACAAAATGAGGGAGAAGGCACTGACAGTGCAGGTCACTGCCATAAATCCCTTGATTTACCAAGTACAGATAATGAGCTTTTCAACTCGCAAAGTATAAATGAAGCAAGCTCGCCAGGAAACTTGAGAGTAGTGATGGAACCCTTGACTGACCTAATCAGACCTTTCAATGAAGGAGGGGTCACTGAAGCTGCTGCTACCTCCAACAACCCTCTTGCTCCGTCTTGTGCAATCGGTGAATTACCTTGCCAACCAAGCTCCAACGAAGCAAGCTTACCAGAAATCATTGCTGGAGCAGAGGAGACTATGTCATCGGTGCTACCCATGTCCTCGCAAGAAGCATGGATAAACACTGAACACATTGACAGCTATTTCGACCCTGGTGCTTTTCCATGTGCTCCTGGTGGACTGTCTAGTTTGCAAAGCAGAACTGAGGGAAGCCCACCAGGAAATCCAGGGGCCATGAATGGAACACCCTTGATAGAGCTGAACAGATATCTGCTGAAGAAAGGAGAAGGTACTGCAAGTACTGTCAACTGCTGTGAACTTTTACCTCAGTCTAGTGCCATTGGAGAACTGCCACGCTCGCACACCATTGGTGAGACATTGCAAGCTAGCATCTTAGCAACAACTGAAGCCATATCACGGTCACAATCCTTATGTAATGAACAAGCAAATACCGAGGGTACACATGGGCACCATAAAAACCTTGTGTCAAGGGCTGCCACTGATTGGTCGAGTTCACCATGTAGAAGTGAGGCAAGCTCACCAGAAGGCTCAGTGGTAGCAAGCGAAACTTCAGTGGAGCTACTGGGGTCTCCACAGGTGCAGCTTGGAGGCAGTACACGGACAGACATAAATATGCACTGTGAAGATTCTGCTGCATCAAATGCTATCTCTGAAATCCCTGGTTTGCCAAACAAAACTGTGGTTTGCAAGCTGGGTCCTGTAGAGGATCCCCTTACAGCATCATTGCACATTGCGAATTGCATGTCAAATATGAAAACTTGTAGGCTGCAGAAAGTTATAGTGCAGGCTGCTGGCACAGATTTAAGTACAGATACCTTGTTGACACAGGAACCTCCTACGAATTCCATTGGCCTTAAAGTTTTGCACTACACTGTGTTGAAAAACAATGCAGGGAGTGAAGCTGGCTGCACTGATGGCTGTCTTTCACCAGCACCCTCTACTTTACCTCAGCCTCCTATTGGTAATTTAAAGAGAAAGAGGAGTCCATCAGCAACTGCAACTCCCACCAGTACTGCCAAAGCGGCTAGTAGTGCAGGAGCTGACTCTGGCACACTGCAGCAGCGCACCTCTGCTACATTGTTGCAGCCATCGAGTATTTTGGGCAACAAGCCTTCGAATGATGAAGTGCAGGAGGGTGTCACGACGGTTTGTATGGGAACAGATTCAAATAGCAAGGCAATGCAAGCGAGTGGCAGCACGACTCAGGGGCAGCCCGTTGTCTTTTCAGTTTCAGGACTACGGAAAAGAACGCAGAATATTGTGGTCAATCTCCTACCCAACATTGTCACCACAGGCAATACGCAGACTGCAACTGTTcagaagacaaggacaaaaggacGGAAGCCACCTGCCAGCACCGCAAGTGCAGTTACAGGCACAAGTGCAGCAAAACAAAGCAAGGAGCAGCAAGAAAAAAACCCTACTCTGCCATCGGTACAAAAGACCAGTCGTACTGGTTGTGCAGTAATGGACAAGTTGACCACGATCAACCAAGCCCTGGCCATACCGTTTACCAAACGTGCCACAGTTGCACCCAATTCTAAGAGAAATGCAAAATTACCGAGGCGAGGTAGTAAAGCCTGCTCCAATAAAAAGGTGAAAACGCGACAGAAGTGGCGGCAGGCAGTTCCAAGAAGAGATGTGAAACAGACTccgagcagaaaaagaaaaggtagtgTTCAGAGTGAGCAGGTAGTTCCAGACATCTTGCAACCTGTCCTCAGCCCTACGTCCAGCGAGCTCGACTCCGTAAGCTCAAAACCAAGCAAAAGCAGCTCATCTGGCACTTCCAATAATGCAGCTGGCCCCGACTCTACTTGTAAAACCAGGAGTTCTGTCTGGCAGTCCTTCAGCAGCTGCATGTCTGCCAAGGAATATGTACAAATTATAAAGAACCGTTTCTTCCCAATGGAAGAGAGTGGGAGTGGGTTCCCTGGGTACCACCCTGTACTTGCAACCCGTCCACCTTACAATGGGGACAAGAAGTCACCTGTGATAGCACCAAAGCGCAGACGAATGACTGCAACGACTCCTGCAAGGCAGACAACTGAAGCAGCTCCGGCTAATGTTGGCGTCGAGCTAGAGCGCTACGTCTCCGAGTTGTCTACCTCCACGGACGTTAGTCAGTATGACAGTGTTCTGTCAGAATTGTTTGACTCTGTCACGTAG